Proteins encoded within one genomic window of Brassica napus cultivar Da-Ae unplaced genomic scaffold, Da-Ae ScsIHWf_2397;HRSCAF=3098, whole genome shotgun sequence:
- the LOC125574788 gene encoding probable protein phosphatase 2C 73 — MGHFSSMFSGLARSFSIKKVKNNNGTCDAKQAADEMVKDAKKKEMILKSCGYVYAEGSNNSASVFSKRGQKGVNQDCAIVWEGFGCQEDMIFCGIFDGHGPWGHYVAKHVRNSMPSSLLCNWQKTLAQTALLEPELDLEGSNKKFSRFDIWKHSYLKTCASVDQELEHHRKIDSYNSGTTAITIVRQGDVIYVSNVGDSRAVLATTSDEGSLVAVQLTLDFKPNLPQEKERIIGCNGRVFCMKDEPGVHRVWQPDTEAPGLAMSRAFGDYCIKEYGLVSVPEVTQRHISAKDHFIILASDGIWDVITNQEAIEIVSSTAERPKAAKRLVEQAVRAWKKKRRGIAMDDMSVVCLFLHSSSSSPSLSQHVQHATTFK, encoded by the exons ATGGGACATTTTTCGTCCATGTTTAGTGGATTAGCTCGATCCTTTTCGATCAAGAAAGTGAAGAACAACAATGGAACTTGCGACGCTAAGCAAGCTGCTGATGAGATGGtgaaagatgcaaaaaaaaaggagatgaTTCTGAAATCATGTGGTTACGTTTATGCAGAAGGTTCTAATAACTCGGCCTCTGTTTTCTCTAAACGCGGCCAAAAAGGCGTTAACCAGGACTGTGCAATCGTTTGGGAG GGATTTGGGTGCCAAGAAGACATGATATTCTGCGGAATATTCGATGGACATGGTCCATGGGGTCACTATGTAGCCAAACATGTAAGAAACTCAATGCCTTCGTCGCTTCTATGCAACTGGCAAAAGACTCTTGCTCAAACCGCACTACTAGAGCCCGAGCTAGACCTTGAAGGCTCCAATAAAAAATTCTCGAGATTCGACATATGGAAACATTCATATCTAAAGACATGTGCATCGGTTGATCAAGAGCTTGAACATCACCGCAAGATCGATTCTTACAACAGCGGCACAACCGCTATAACCATTGTCAGACAg GGTGATGTTATTTATGTATCAAACGTAGGCGATTCACGAGCAGTACTAGCCACGACTTCGGATGAAGGTAGCTTGGTTGCTGTTCAGCTCACCCTTGATTTCAAACCGAATCTGCCTC AGGAGAAGGAGAGAATTATCGGATGCAATGGGCGGGTTTTCTGTATGAAAGATGAGCCAGGAGTCCATCGTGTATGGCAACCAGACACAGAAGCACCGGGTTTGGCTATGTCAAGAGCGTTCGGAGACTATTGTATCAAAGAGTATGGATTGGTCTCGGTCCCTGAAGTCACTCAAAGGCATATCTCTGCTAAAGACCACTTTATCATCTTGGCTAGTGATGGG ATATGGGATGTGATCACAAACCAAGAAGCTATAGAGATCGTTTCTTCGACCGCTGAGCGGCCTAAGGCGGCTAAGCGATTAGTGGAGCAAGCGGTTCGGgcttggaagaagaagagacgagGTATTGCAATGGACGATATGTCCGTGGTCTGCCTCTTCCTCCATTCCTCTTCATCATCGCCATCTCTCTCACAACATGTTCAACATGCCACGACTTTTAAGTAG